A window from Malania oleifera isolate guangnan ecotype guangnan chromosome 7, ASM2987363v1, whole genome shotgun sequence encodes these proteins:
- the LOC131159675 gene encoding uncharacterized protein LOC131159675, giving the protein MGQAIRKLFDAFFGNSEMRVVMLGLDAAGKTTILYKLHIGEVLSTVPTIGFNVEKVQYKNVMFTVWDVGGQEKLRPLWRHYFNNTDGLIYVVDSLDRERIGKAKAEFQAIIRDPFMLNSVILVFANKQDMKGAMTPREVCEGLGLFDLKNRKWHIQGTCALRGDGLYEGLDWLAGTLKELRASGYSSVGPSSF; this is encoded by the exons ATGGGTCAAGCCATTCGCAAGCTGTTTGACGCCTTCTTCGGCAACAGTGAGATGAGG GTTGTCATGCTTGGCTTGGATGCAGCCGGTAAAACAACCATACTGTACAAATTGCACATTGGAGAAGTGTTGTCAACTGTTCCTACAATTG GTTTCAATGTGGAGAAAGTTCAATATAAGAATGTCATGTTCACTGTGTGGGATGTAGGCGGACAAGAGAAACTAAGGCCACTGTGGAGGCATTACTTCAACAATACAGATGGACTG ATATACGTTGTTGATTCCTTAGATCGAGAAAGAATTGGAAAAGCGAAGGCAGAGTTTCAG GCCATTATTAGAGATCCGTTTATGCTGAATAGTGTCATTTTGGTGTTTGCAAATAAGCAGGACATG AAAGGAGCAATGACCCCGAGGGAAGTATGTGAAGGACTTGGTCTCTTTGATCTGAAGAACAGAAAATGGCATATACAAGGGACCTGTGCTCTTAGGGGAGATGGCCTGTATGAGGGCTTGGACTGGTTGGCTGGAACTCTCAAGGAATTAAGAGCCTCTGGTTACTCCTCTGTGGGTCCCTCATCCTTCTAA